In Streptomyces nodosus, one DNA window encodes the following:
- the cbiQ gene encoding cobalt ECF transporter T component CbiQ → MGAGHAHRLYRQGRSPVHALPPHTKLAAVFAFVVVVVSTPREAMWAFALYALLLGAVAHLARVPAGFLVKRLLIEVPFVAFAVLMPFVAEGERVHVLGLSLSVGGLWGAWNVLAKGTLGVAASVLLAATTELRELLLGLERLRLPPLLVQIATFMIRYGDVITDEMRRMRIARESRGFEARGIRHWGVLAKSAGALFIRSYERGERVHLAMVSRGYTGAMPVIDEVTATRAQWSYALALPLAALAVCLLGWTL, encoded by the coding sequence ATGGGGGCGGGGCACGCGCACCGGCTCTACCGGCAGGGGCGGTCGCCGGTGCACGCCCTGCCGCCGCACACCAAGCTCGCCGCCGTCTTCGCCTTCGTCGTGGTCGTGGTCTCCACCCCGCGCGAGGCGATGTGGGCGTTCGCCCTGTACGCCCTGCTCCTCGGAGCCGTGGCACACCTGGCCCGCGTACCAGCCGGGTTTCTTGTGAAACGTCTGCTGATCGAGGTCCCCTTCGTCGCCTTCGCGGTGCTGATGCCGTTCGTGGCGGAGGGGGAGCGCGTCCATGTCCTCGGTCTCTCGCTGAGCGTCGGCGGGCTGTGGGGCGCGTGGAACGTGCTCGCCAAGGGCACCCTCGGCGTCGCCGCCTCCGTCCTGCTCGCCGCCACCACCGAACTGCGCGAACTGCTCCTCGGCCTGGAACGACTGCGGCTGCCGCCCCTGCTGGTGCAGATCGCCACCTTTATGATCCGTTACGGCGATGTCATCACCGACGAGATGCGCCGGATGCGGATCGCCCGGGAATCGCGCGGCTTCGAGGCGCGCGGCATCCGCCACTGGGGGGTGCTCGCCAAGTCCGCGGGCGCGCTCTTCATCCGCTCCTACGAGCGCGGCGAACGCGTCCATCTGGCGATGGTCAGCCGCGGGTACACCGGTGCCATGCCGGTCATCGACGAGGTGACCGCGACCCGCGCCCAGTGGTCGTACGCTCTCGCCCTGCCCCTCGCCGCCCTCGCCGTCTGCCTGCTGGGATGGACCCTGTGA
- a CDS encoding energy-coupling factor ABC transporter permease codes for MHVPDGFINAPTSAATGVIAATALAVSLRGARRELDERTAPLAGLVAAFIFAVQMLNFPVAAGTSGHLLGGALAAILVGPFTGILCVSVVLLMQGILFADGGLTALGVNITDMAIVTTVVAYAVFRGLVKVLPRTRRSVTVASFLAALLSVPAAAVVFTLLYAVGGTTDVSLGKVATAMIGVHVLIGIGEAVITALTVGAVIAVRPDLVYGARGLQQRLKLRVGGELVDAPAPAEEPVPAPATSHRRLWVTGLVTSLVLAGFVSFYASANPDGLEKVAADQGIDKKEERHASADSPLADYGVKDIGDARLSGGLAGVIGVGVTVVAGSAVFWAVRRRRTGDAVQAG; via the coding sequence GTGCATGTGCCCGACGGATTCATCAACGCCCCCACCTCCGCCGCAACCGGTGTCATAGCCGCAACCGCCCTGGCCGTCAGCCTCCGGGGCGCCCGACGTGAACTCGACGAACGCACCGCGCCGCTCGCCGGTCTGGTGGCCGCGTTCATCTTCGCCGTACAGATGCTGAACTTCCCGGTCGCCGCCGGCACCAGCGGGCATCTCCTGGGCGGAGCGCTGGCCGCCATCCTGGTCGGACCCTTCACCGGCATCCTCTGTGTGTCGGTGGTGCTCCTGATGCAGGGCATCCTCTTCGCCGACGGCGGCCTCACCGCCCTCGGCGTCAACATCACCGACATGGCGATCGTGACCACCGTCGTCGCCTACGCCGTCTTCCGCGGGCTGGTCAAGGTCCTCCCGCGCACCCGGCGTTCGGTCACCGTCGCGTCCTTCCTCGCCGCCCTTCTCTCCGTGCCCGCCGCCGCCGTCGTCTTCACCCTGCTCTACGCGGTCGGCGGCACCACCGACGTCTCCCTCGGCAAGGTCGCCACCGCCATGATCGGCGTCCATGTCCTCATCGGCATCGGCGAGGCCGTGATCACCGCGCTCACCGTCGGCGCCGTCATCGCCGTACGCCCCGATCTGGTGTACGGCGCCCGGGGCCTCCAGCAGCGGCTCAAGCTGCGGGTCGGCGGTGAACTCGTCGACGCCCCCGCCCCCGCCGAGGAGCCGGTGCCCGCTCCCGCCACCTCCCACCGCAGGCTCTGGGTCACCGGCCTGGTCACCTCGCTGGTCCTCGCCGGCTTCGTCAGCTTCTACGCCTCCGCGAACCCCGACGGACTGGAGAAGGTCGCCGCCGACCAGGGCATCGACAAGAAGGAGGAGCGGCACGCCAGCGCCGACTCCCCGCTCGCCGACTACGGCGTCAAGGACATCGGCGACGCCCGCCTCTCCGGCGGTCTCGCGGGTGTGATCGGCGTCGGGGTCACCGTCGTCGCCGGCAGCGCGGTCTTCTGGGCCGTCCGCAGGCGCCGTACCGGCGACGCCGTGCAGGCCGGCTGA
- a CDS encoding SsgA family sporulation/cell division regulator, translating into MSVVEQFARAHLVTDSPEAPDAVPVVLRYDPEADPRSVRVGLPGPHEWAFSRDLLEEGLHTPAGLGDVRIWPCGRVQAVMEFHTSKGVEVVQFESKTLLGFLHRTYAAGATLR; encoded by the coding sequence ATGTCCGTTGTCGAACAGTTCGCGCGAGCCCATCTGGTCACGGACTCCCCGGAGGCGCCCGACGCCGTCCCCGTCGTCCTGCGCTACGACCCCGAGGCGGACCCCCGTTCCGTCCGCGTCGGCCTGCCCGGCCCCCATGAATGGGCCTTCTCCCGAGACCTCCTGGAAGAGGGCCTGCACACCCCCGCGGGCCTCGGCGACGTCCGCATCTGGCCCTGCGGCCGGGTCCAGGCGGTGATGGAGTTCCACACCTCCAAGGGCGTCGAGGTCGTCCAGTTCGAGTCCAAGACCCTGCTCGGCTTCCTCCACCGCACCTACGCCGCGGGCGCGACACTCCGCTGA
- a CDS encoding MMPL family transporter, which produces MATFLYKLGRFAFRRRHFVALIWVALLTLAGVGAASAPAAGPSSFSIPGTEAQKAFDLLEQRFPGMNANGATARVVFRAPDGEKVTSASHKKAVEKTVEELSQGSEVVSVADPFTAHAVSEDGTVAYAQVKYKVSGMELEDASKDALQQAAQSARDGGLTVEIGGDALTAVPETGATEVIGIVIAAVVLVITFGSLVAAGLPLITALIGVGIGVSTIGALANALELGSTTSILAMMIGLAVGIDYALFIVSRYRAELAEGREREEAAGRAVGTAGSAVVFAGLTVVIALVGLAVVNIPMLTKMGVAAAGTVAIAVLIALTLIPALLGYAGRTVKPTGEKNRLMGGGRTAKKPGRPNMGTRWASFVVRRPVAVLLLGVIGLGAAALPASQLALGLPDDGSQPASTTQRRAYDLLSEGFGPGFNGPLLVVVDAKASDHPKTAVTTVVDDIKAMKDVTTVTPATYNEAGDTAMVTVVPGSKPSSTATEDLVHGIRDAGSRITTDTDAKVLVTGSTAMNIDVSQKLNDALVPYLVLVVGLAFLLLIVVFRSILVPLKAALGFLLSVTAALGAVVAVFQWGWLSGLLGVEETGPVMSMMPIFMVGVVFGLAMDYEVFLVTRMREAYVHGESPGQAIVTGFRHGARVVTAAAVIMIAVFSGFIGSSEAMIKMIGFGLAIAVLFDAFVVRMALVPAVLALLGRRAWWLPKWLDRALPNVDVEGEGLHTPADDAPKDPDEDRQLARA; this is translated from the coding sequence GTGGCCACATTCCTCTATAAACTCGGCCGGTTCGCCTTTCGGCGCCGGCACTTCGTCGCCCTGATCTGGGTGGCGCTGCTGACTCTCGCGGGTGTCGGCGCCGCCAGTGCCCCCGCAGCGGGCCCTTCCTCCTTCTCCATCCCGGGCACCGAGGCCCAGAAGGCCTTCGACCTGCTGGAACAGCGCTTCCCCGGGATGAACGCCAACGGTGCCACCGCCCGGGTCGTCTTCCGGGCGCCGGACGGGGAGAAGGTGACGTCCGCATCCCACAAGAAGGCCGTCGAGAAGACCGTCGAGGAGCTGAGCCAGGGCTCCGAGGTCGTCTCCGTCGCCGACCCGTTCACCGCGCACGCCGTCAGCGAGGACGGCACGGTCGCCTATGCGCAGGTGAAGTACAAGGTCTCCGGCATGGAGCTGGAGGACGCCTCGAAGGACGCCCTTCAGCAGGCCGCGCAGAGCGCGCGGGACGGCGGACTGACCGTCGAGATCGGCGGTGACGCCCTGACGGCGGTGCCCGAGACGGGCGCGACCGAAGTCATCGGCATCGTGATCGCCGCGGTGGTCCTGGTCATCACCTTCGGCTCGCTGGTGGCGGCCGGACTGCCCCTGATCACCGCGCTGATCGGGGTCGGTATCGGTGTCTCCACGATTGGCGCGCTGGCCAATGCGCTGGAGCTGGGCTCGACCACCTCGATCCTGGCGATGATGATCGGCCTCGCGGTCGGCATCGACTACGCGCTGTTCATCGTCTCCCGCTACCGCGCCGAACTGGCCGAGGGCCGCGAGCGCGAGGAGGCGGCGGGCCGGGCCGTCGGCACGGCGGGCTCGGCGGTGGTCTTCGCGGGACTGACGGTGGTGATCGCGCTGGTGGGTCTCGCGGTCGTGAACATCCCGATGCTGACCAAGATGGGTGTGGCCGCGGCGGGTACGGTCGCCATCGCGGTGCTGATCGCGCTGACGCTGATCCCGGCGCTGCTCGGCTACGCGGGCCGCACGGTCAAGCCGACCGGCGAGAAGAACCGGCTCATGGGCGGCGGCCGTACGGCGAAGAAGCCGGGCAGGCCCAACATGGGCACCCGCTGGGCGAGTTTCGTGGTGCGCCGTCCGGTCGCCGTGCTGCTGCTGGGCGTCATCGGGCTCGGTGCTGCCGCGCTGCCGGCGTCCCAGCTGGCGCTCGGACTGCCGGACGACGGTTCGCAGCCGGCCTCCACCACCCAGCGCCGCGCCTATGACCTGCTCTCGGAGGGCTTCGGCCCCGGCTTCAACGGGCCGCTGCTGGTCGTGGTCGACGCCAAGGCGAGCGACCACCCGAAGACGGCGGTCACCACGGTGGTCGACGACATCAAGGCCATGAAGGACGTCACCACGGTGACGCCCGCGACCTACAACGAGGCCGGCGACACCGCGATGGTCACGGTCGTCCCCGGATCCAAGCCTTCCTCCACCGCGACCGAGGACCTGGTGCACGGCATCCGTGACGCGGGCAGCCGTATCACCACGGACACCGATGCGAAGGTGCTGGTCACGGGCTCGACGGCGATGAACATCGATGTCTCGCAGAAGCTGAACGACGCGCTGGTCCCGTATCTGGTGCTGGTGGTGGGCCTGGCCTTCCTCCTGCTGATCGTGGTCTTCCGCTCGATCCTGGTCCCGCTGAAGGCGGCGCTCGGCTTCCTGTTGTCGGTGACGGCGGCGCTCGGCGCGGTGGTCGCGGTGTTCCAGTGGGGCTGGCTGTCCGGTCTGCTGGGCGTCGAGGAGACGGGGCCCGTGATGTCGATGATGCCGATCTTCATGGTGGGCGTGGTCTTCGGCCTGGCCATGGACTACGAGGTCTTCCTGGTGACCCGGATGCGTGAGGCGTATGTCCACGGGGAGAGCCCCGGCCAGGCGATCGTGACCGGTTTCCGGCACGGCGCACGGGTGGTCACCGCGGCCGCGGTCATCATGATCGCCGTCTTCTCCGGCTTCATCGGCTCCAGCGAGGCGATGATCAAGATGATCGGCTTCGGCCTGGCGATCGCGGTCCTCTTCGACGCGTTCGTGGTCCGGATGGCGCTGGTCCCGGCGGTCCTGGCACTGCTGGGCCGCAGGGCCTGGTGGCTGCCGAAGTGGCTGGACCGCGCCCTGCCGAACGTGGACGTGGAGGGCGAGGGCCTGCACACCCCGGCCGACGACGCCCCCAAGGACCCGGACGAGGATCGCCAACTCGCCCGAGCCTGA